A window of Chloracidobacterium sp. N contains these coding sequences:
- the dnaK gene encoding molecular chaperone DnaK: MGKIIGIDLGTTNSVVAVMEGGEPIVITNSEGARTTPSVVAFTKDGSRLVGQVAKRQAVTNPENTFYSVKRFIGRRFNEVKGEVRQVPYKVMEGPNGDVRLVGGGKEWAPPEISAMVLQKLKTAAEDYLGQPVTEAVITVPAYFNDAQRQATKDAGRIAGLEVKRIVNEPTAAALAYGLDKKKDETIAVFDFGGGTFDISILEVGEGVVEVKSTNGDTHLGGDDVDECLINWIVSEFRKDQGIDLTADKMALQRLKEAAEKAKIELSSAMETEINLPFITADASGPKHLVMKLTRAKFEQLVDHILQRTLEPCRKALEDAGLKPSQIDEVILVGGSTRIPKVQQMVKEFFGKEPNRSVNPDEVVAIGAAVQAGVLAGDVKDLLLLDVTPLSLGIETLGGVNTVMIPRNTTIPTRKSEIFSTASDNQTSVEVHVLQGERPMARDNRTLGMFRLVDIPPAPRGVPQIEVTFDIDANGIVNVTAKDLGTGREQKITVTSGSGLSKEDIDRMVREAESNAAKDRELRERIETKNKLDSLIYSTEKLIADNREKIEAATLSEIEGVLSEAKSKLETASLSELNSLYDRLTKATYKVSEAMYKDAAGSRAAGAGASGTEPGKGDDNVIDAEYVDVDDKR; this comes from the coding sequence ATGGGGAAAATCATTGGCATTGACTTGGGAACGACCAACTCGGTGGTCGCCGTGATGGAAGGCGGCGAGCCGATCGTCATCACGAACTCGGAAGGGGCGCGGACGACGCCTTCCGTCGTGGCCTTTACCAAAGACGGAAGCCGCCTGGTGGGACAGGTTGCCAAACGTCAGGCGGTCACCAATCCCGAAAACACGTTTTACTCCGTCAAACGCTTCATCGGCCGGCGTTTCAACGAGGTCAAAGGCGAGGTCAGGCAGGTGCCGTACAAGGTGATGGAAGGTCCGAACGGCGACGTGCGCCTGGTCGGTGGCGGGAAAGAGTGGGCGCCGCCGGAGATTTCCGCCATGGTTTTGCAGAAGCTCAAGACGGCGGCGGAAGACTACCTGGGGCAGCCCGTCACCGAGGCGGTGATTACCGTCCCGGCGTACTTCAACGATGCCCAGCGTCAGGCCACCAAGGATGCCGGCAGGATCGCCGGTCTCGAAGTCAAGCGGATCGTCAACGAGCCGACGGCGGCGGCGCTGGCCTACGGGCTGGACAAGAAAAAGGATGAGACCATTGCCGTCTTTGACTTTGGCGGCGGCACATTCGACATCTCCATTCTCGAAGTCGGTGAAGGCGTGGTCGAAGTCAAGTCCACGAATGGCGACACGCACCTCGGCGGCGACGATGTGGACGAGTGCCTGATCAACTGGATCGTCAGCGAGTTCAGGAAGGACCAGGGTATTGATCTGACGGCCGACAAGATGGCACTCCAGCGGCTGAAGGAAGCCGCCGAAAAGGCCAAGATCGAGCTGTCGTCGGCGATGGAGACCGAAATCAACCTGCCCTTCATCACGGCGGACGCCTCCGGGCCCAAGCACCTGGTGATGAAGCTGACGCGGGCGAAGTTCGAGCAACTCGTTGACCATATCCTCCAGCGGACGCTCGAACCCTGCCGCAAGGCGCTTGAAGATGCCGGGCTGAAGCCCTCCCAGATTGACGAAGTGATTCTGGTGGGCGGCTCGACGCGCATTCCCAAGGTGCAGCAGATGGTCAAGGAGTTCTTCGGCAAGGAGCCGAACCGTTCGGTCAACCCGGATGAGGTTGTGGCCATCGGGGCGGCCGTCCAGGCCGGGGTGCTGGCCGGCGATGTCAAGGACCTGCTCCTGCTCGATGTCACACCGCTCAGCCTGGGGATCGAAACGCTCGGCGGCGTCAACACCGTCATGATCCCGCGCAACACGACGATCCCGACGCGCAAGAGCGAAATCTTCTCGACAGCCAGCGACAACCAGACGTCGGTCGAAGTCCACGTCCTCCAGGGCGAACGCCCCATGGCCCGCGACAACCGGACGCTCGGCATGTTCCGTCTGGTGGACATTCCCCCGGCGCCGCGTGGTGTGCCGCAAATCGAAGTCACCTTCGACATTGACGCCAACGGCATCGTCAACGTCACGGCCAAGGACCTTGGGACGGGCCGCGAACAGAAGATTACCGTCACCTCCGGTTCGGGTCTGAGCAAGGAAGACATTGACCGGATGGTGCGCGAAGCCGAGTCCAACGCCGCCAAGGACCGCGAACTGCGCGAGCGCATCGAAACCAAGAACAAGCTCGACTCCCTGATTTACTCGACCGAGAAGCTCATTGCCGACAACCGCGAGAAAATCGAAGCGGCAACGCTTTCCGAAATCGAGGGGGTTCTGTCCGAGGCCAAATCGAAACTCGAAACCGCATCGCTTTCCGAACTCAACAGCCTGTATGACCGCCTGACCAAGGCGACGTACAAGGTTTCGGAAGCCATGTACAAAGACGCCGCCGGCAGCCGCGCGGCTGGCGCCGGGGCCAGCGGCACCGAACCCGGCAAGGGCGATGACAACGTCATTGACGCGGAATACGTGGACGTGGATGACAAGCGGTAG
- a CDS encoding DnaJ C-terminal domain-containing protein: protein MAKQDYYATLGVPKTASAEEIKKAYRRLARKYHPDVNPGDKAAEEKFKSISEAFDVLGDEEKRKVYDRFGVYTEAHAEAARRGADGGGMPFDFSTFDFGSATGGASFRDIFAEMFGGGRATGRSPFPQAGRDIEQTVSITFEQAMEGTTVKVALPPMAGRPAETITARIPAGVDNGSKVRIAGKGYPGVNGGPPGDLYLVTNVGSHPFFTRKGDNIYCTVPITVPEAALGARIEVPTVGGKAQLRIPPGTQSGQKFRLREKGFPVLRSPGQRGDQFVEVKIVLPAIISEETKELLRQYERLNPENPRKSLGVE from the coding sequence ATGGCGAAGCAGGACTATTACGCGACGCTCGGCGTTCCCAAAACCGCTTCGGCCGAAGAAATCAAGAAGGCTTACCGTCGGCTGGCGCGCAAGTATCACCCGGATGTCAACCCGGGTGACAAGGCTGCCGAGGAAAAATTCAAAAGCATCTCCGAGGCGTTCGACGTGCTGGGCGACGAAGAAAAGCGCAAGGTGTATGACCGGTTCGGCGTGTACACCGAAGCCCATGCCGAGGCAGCCAGACGTGGGGCGGACGGGGGCGGCATGCCCTTCGACTTCTCGACGTTCGACTTTGGCAGCGCCACCGGCGGAGCCTCGTTCCGGGACATCTTTGCCGAGATGTTCGGCGGCGGCCGCGCCACCGGCCGGAGTCCTTTCCCGCAGGCCGGACGTGACATCGAACAGACCGTCTCGATTACCTTCGAGCAGGCCATGGAAGGCACAACGGTCAAAGTCGCGCTGCCGCCCATGGCCGGGCGCCCGGCTGAAACCATCACGGCCCGCATTCCGGCCGGTGTGGACAACGGTTCAAAGGTGCGCATTGCCGGCAAAGGCTACCCCGGCGTCAATGGCGGGCCGCCCGGCGACCTCTACCTGGTGACCAACGTCGGGTCACATCCCTTCTTCACGCGCAAGGGGGACAACATTTACTGCACCGTGCCGATCACCGTGCCGGAAGCGGCGCTGGGCGCCAGAATCGAAGTCCCGACGGTTGGGGGCAAGGCGCAGTTGCGCATTCCACCCGGAACACAATCCGGGCAGAAGTTCCGCCTCCGTGAAAAGGGCTTCCCGGTGCTGCGCAGTCCCGGACAGCGCGGCGACCAGTTTGTGGAAGTCAAAATCGTCCTGCCGGCGATCATCAGCGAAGAAACCAAGGAACTGCTGCGCCAGTACGAGCGCCTGAACCCGGAAAACCCACGCAAGTCACTCGGCGTCGAGTGA
- a CDS encoding MerR family transcriptional regulator encodes MTTRDRKQTKTRRYSIGVVAETFGIHEQTLRMYEREGLLIPSRSARNTRYYTDADLERLKCILNLTREMGVNLAGVQVILGMRDRMEEMHQNMMALLDYIREHMAEHAAHALVRMPPMHLVQMEPLAPERSPAVQVLDASRRRQP; translated from the coding sequence ATGACGACACGCGACCGGAAGCAGACCAAAACACGCCGATACTCGATTGGTGTGGTCGCTGAAACCTTTGGCATCCACGAGCAGACGCTCCGCATGTACGAGCGGGAGGGGCTGCTGATCCCTTCGCGCTCGGCGCGCAACACCCGCTATTACACCGACGCCGACCTCGAACGCCTCAAGTGCATTCTCAACCTCACCCGCGAGATGGGCGTCAATCTGGCTGGCGTTCAGGTCATTCTGGGGATGCGCGACCGGATGGAGGAAATGCACCAGAACATGATGGCCCTGCTCGACTACATCCGCGAACACATGGCCGAGCATGCCGCCCACGCTCTGGTACGCATGCCGCCCATGCATCTGGTGCAGATGGAACCGCTCGCGCCGGAACGTTCTCCAGCGGTTCAGGTTCTGGACGCTTCGCGCCGCCGGCAGCCGTAG
- a CDS encoding NAD(P)/FAD-dependent oxidoreductase produces the protein MKAKRVIIVGAGLGGLSAALHLAASGFQVTLLEKNPTVGGKLNRIVADGYTFDTGPSLVTMPDILRDTFAAAGACLDDYLTLQPLDPICRYRWPDGAQLDLSADLSKTVAALRRIAPEDEAAFFRFLSYGADLYTATAPVFLFSDFRNWRQLWQRLDRQLLRQLPRLATLKTVADRTTEFFSSPYLRQLFNRYATYNGSSPYRAQATFCLIPYVEFAFGAWYVAGGLYRIAEALLQVAAARGVTIQTNAPVAEIVVEGGRVQGVRLEDNTFLAAEVVVSNADSLYTYARLLPGLRRRTYDDRRLARIEPSCSGFILLLGTRRRFDTLAHHNIFFSGDYPREFSEIFDTLTPPRDPTIYVCATSRTDPTQAPPGGENLFVMVNAPAVCEAYDWDDIASAYRHHIVARLEALGLTGLSESIVVEERLTPKRFAGWFNAHRGAIYGLSSNSLRNAFWRPPIRAQEAQGLYFAGGGTHPGGGIPLVLLSGKLAAAAVAEDFGLPSATA, from the coding sequence ATGAAGGCCAAGCGCGTCATCATCGTCGGTGCCGGACTCGGCGGCCTTTCAGCGGCGCTGCACCTCGCCGCGAGCGGTTTTCAGGTGACGCTTCTGGAAAAAAATCCGACGGTGGGCGGCAAGCTCAACCGTATCGTGGCGGATGGCTACACGTTCGATACGGGCCCCTCGCTCGTCACGATGCCGGACATCCTCCGCGACACCTTCGCGGCCGCCGGCGCCTGCCTTGACGATTACCTCACGCTTCAGCCACTTGACCCGATTTGCCGCTACCGCTGGCCCGATGGGGCGCAACTCGATCTTTCGGCCGATCTTTCCAAAACGGTCGCGGCACTGCGCCGCATCGCCCCGGAAGATGAAGCCGCTTTTTTTCGCTTCCTGAGCTACGGCGCTGACCTTTACACGGCCACCGCGCCGGTGTTTCTGTTCAGTGACTTTCGCAACTGGCGCCAGCTCTGGCAACGCCTTGACCGCCAGCTTCTGCGGCAGCTGCCACGCCTGGCCACGCTCAAAACCGTTGCCGACCGCACGACGGAATTCTTTTCCAGCCCCTACCTGCGGCAGTTGTTCAACCGTTATGCCACCTACAACGGCTCCTCGCCCTACCGCGCACAGGCGACGTTTTGCCTGATTCCCTACGTCGAGTTTGCCTTCGGCGCGTGGTACGTCGCCGGCGGGCTGTACCGCATTGCCGAAGCCCTGCTTCAGGTGGCGGCGGCGCGGGGCGTCACCATCCAGACGAATGCCCCCGTGGCCGAAATCGTCGTGGAAGGCGGGCGCGTCCAGGGGGTACGCCTTGAAGACAACACCTTTCTGGCGGCCGAGGTCGTGGTATCGAATGCTGACTCGCTCTACACCTACGCCAGACTGCTTCCCGGACTGCGGCGGCGCACCTATGATGACCGGCGGCTGGCGCGCATCGAGCCATCCTGTTCGGGCTTCATCCTGCTGCTCGGCACACGCCGCCGTTTCGACACGCTGGCCCACCACAACATCTTCTTTTCGGGCGACTATCCCAGGGAGTTCAGCGAAATTTTCGACACCCTGACGCCGCCCCGGGACCCGACGATTTACGTCTGCGCCACAAGCCGTACGGACCCAACCCAGGCCCCGCCCGGAGGTGAAAACCTGTTCGTCATGGTCAATGCCCCGGCCGTCTGTGAAGCTTATGACTGGGACGACATTGCCTCCGCATACCGGCACCACATTGTGGCGCGGCTGGAAGCTCTGGGACTGACCGGGCTTTCGGAAAGCATCGTGGTCGAAGAAAGGCTGACACCCAAGCGGTTTGCCGGCTGGTTCAACGCCCATCGCGGCGCCATTTACGGGCTGTCCTCCAACAGCCTGCGCAATGCCTTCTGGCGTCCGCCGATTCGGGCACAGGAAGCCCAGGGACTCTATTTTGCCGGCGGCGGAACGCATCCCGGCGGCGGGATTCCGCTGGTCCTGCTGTCGGGCAAGCTGGCGGCCGCGGCTGTGGCTGAAGACTTCGGACTGCCGTCCGCGACGGCCTGA
- a CDS encoding alpha/beta hydrolase, with product MMKQPMRVMLGMVSLALAGVVLAAPSVQGPSGPIRFAEGRYELGRRTRALERAWMQCRDPERRAAAIPRVQTAVLGFFSGNTGAVAQALDETAAALGNQPMEAADRWAGALSVTPARALLDLRETACDVVINTLYEVTAPRPELVLQLRVGRQTTNVRLAARTALPHRVRVTCEPARQEADTALDIVVGTPDAPARRSWRVGLSRARDLDRRLAALQAAAAELTKTPPPDALDVDLATLSSRLAMLKSMRESAPAETDVPGVRLLQDTEAMVQQLRAKPAASTLAGRQGELFLSVPTAKGPLPVRALAAPEAPVVVVAFHGAGGSENMFFDSYGDGEIVRLCRARGWGLICPRVTSPLDDYGPVIERLPALVAPRATRLFIVGHSLGAATTLAVAARYADRLAGIAPISGRAPGSLSALKAVPAFVSAGTKDFSRSGSEQLAERLRAQGTPTTFKLYEAEHLLVVPDALPDIFAWMDALVRGQRQS from the coding sequence ATGATGAAGCAACCAATGCGCGTGATGTTGGGGATGGTGAGTCTGGCGCTGGCCGGGGTGGTGCTGGCCGCGCCGTCGGTGCAGGGGCCGTCGGGCCCCATCCGTTTTGCTGAAGGACGTTATGAACTGGGCCGGCGCACCCGCGCCCTTGAACGCGCCTGGATGCAGTGCCGCGACCCGGAGCGGCGCGCGGCGGCGATTCCACGGGTGCAAACGGCCGTGCTGGGCTTTTTTTCGGGCAATACCGGCGCCGTTGCCCAGGCGCTCGATGAAACGGCGGCGGCATTGGGCAACCAGCCCATGGAGGCTGCCGACCGCTGGGCTGGGGCCTTGTCCGTCACGCCGGCGCGGGCGTTGCTCGACCTGCGGGAAACAGCCTGTGACGTCGTCATCAACACGCTCTACGAGGTCACTGCGCCGCGTCCCGAACTGGTGCTGCAACTGCGGGTTGGCCGGCAGACGACCAACGTCCGGCTTGCGGCCCGGACGGCCCTGCCGCACCGGGTACGTGTGACCTGCGAACCGGCACGGCAGGAAGCGGATACGGCGCTCGACATCGTGGTGGGAACGCCGGACGCGCCGGCACGCCGGAGCTGGCGTGTCGGACTCAGCCGGGCGCGCGACCTCGACCGGCGGCTGGCCGCCTTGCAGGCCGCTGCGGCCGAGTTGACGAAAACACCCCCGCCTGACGCGCTGGATGTGGACCTGGCCACGCTCTCCAGCCGGCTGGCGATGCTCAAGTCCATGCGCGAAAGCGCCCCGGCCGAGACCGATGTGCCCGGCGTCCGGCTGTTGCAGGATACCGAAGCCATGGTGCAGCAGCTTCGCGCCAAACCGGCGGCCTCGACGCTGGCCGGGCGACAGGGCGAGCTGTTCCTGAGCGTCCCGACGGCCAAGGGACCCCTTCCGGTACGCGCCCTGGCCGCGCCGGAAGCGCCCGTCGTGGTCGTGGCCTTTCACGGAGCGGGCGGCAGCGAAAACATGTTTTTTGACAGCTACGGCGACGGCGAAATCGTCCGCCTGTGCCGCGCGCGGGGCTGGGGACTGATCTGCCCACGGGTGACGAGTCCGCTGGATGACTACGGTCCCGTCATCGAGCGGCTGCCGGCGCTGGTGGCCCCCAGGGCGACGCGCCTGTTCATCGTCGGCCACTCGCTCGGCGCAGCAACGACGTTGGCGGTGGCCGCCAGGTACGCCGACCGCCTGGCCGGCATTGCACCCATTTCCGGCCGTGCCCCTGGCAGCCTGTCCGCCCTCAAAGCCGTGCCGGCCTTTGTTTCTGCCGGGACAAAGGACTTCTCACGTTCGGGTTCCGAGCAGCTTGCCGAACGCCTCCGGGCGCAGGGAACACCTACAACGTTCAAGCTCTACGAAGCCGAACACCTGCTCGTCGTGCCCGATGCGCTGCCGGATATTTTTGCCTGGATGGATGCGCTGGTGCGCGGTCAGCGCCAAAGCTGA
- a CDS encoding DUF1990 family protein, translating to MFLFTPPTAEQLKTFLESQTRQPLTYTAEGATRLAAALPDGYTVDHRRVALGSGETVFRRACAALRRWEMFNLGWLTCHPRATPIEAGQVVAIVPWHFGFWSLNACRIVYVIAEERRFGFGYGTLPAHVESGEERFLIEWEASTDTVAYDILAFSRPAHPLTQLAYPVTRLFQWRFAADSGRAMRRAVVAGEGIPEG from the coding sequence ATGTTCCTCTTCACACCGCCGACGGCGGAGCAGTTGAAAACCTTTCTGGAAAGCCAGACCCGGCAGCCCCTGACCTATACGGCCGAGGGAGCCACGCGCCTGGCCGCCGCCTTGCCGGACGGCTACACGGTTGACCACAGGCGCGTTGCGCTTGGCTCTGGCGAAACCGTCTTCCGGCGGGCCTGTGCCGCCCTGCGCCGGTGGGAGATGTTCAACCTGGGCTGGCTCACCTGCCACCCCCGCGCTACGCCAATCGAAGCCGGACAGGTGGTGGCGATTGTGCCGTGGCACTTCGGGTTCTGGTCACTCAATGCCTGCCGGATTGTCTATGTCATTGCTGAGGAACGCCGGTTCGGATTTGGCTACGGAACGTTGCCGGCCCATGTCGAATCCGGGGAAGAGCGGTTTCTCATCGAGTGGGAGGCTTCCACGGACACCGTGGCGTATGACATTCTGGCCTTTTCGCGTCCGGCGCATCCGCTCACCCAACTGGCGTATCCGGTGACACGGCTGTTTCAGTGGCGCTTTGCCGCCGATTCCGGCCGGGCCATGCGCCGGGCCGTAGTGGCCGGGGAAGGCATACCGGAGGGGTGA
- a CDS encoding NADP-dependent isocitrate dehydrogenase, with amino-acid sequence MAFHITADGKKLVTLIPGDGIGPECVEATRRIIEAAGAAVAWEERAAGASVFQQGVPSGVLPETIESITKTRVVLKGPLETPVGFGEKSANVTLRKLFETYGNIRPVREMPGVPTPFTGRRLDMVVVRENVEDLYAGIEHMQTPGVAQCLKLISRKGCEKIVRLAFEFARSEGRTKVHCATKSNIMKQTEGMLKRTFEAIAPEYPDIEANHIIIDNCAHQLVKRPEQFDVIVTTNMNGDIISDLTSGLIGGLGFAPSANIGSEVAIFEAVHGSAPKYAGKDVINPTAVLMSGVMMLRHLGEFEAAAKIENALLVTLEQGILTRDVVGDAKAVGTRAFTDTIIGNLGRQSENWRVREYKPIVLPDFPKAPDVVKAEVRRTIGADIFVETGQLPEQLGPALEAIAEGSALKLKMISNRGTKVYPSVGAMTDCVDHYRCRFIARDAAGDLNDAQILDLVQRIGSQYRWMHIEKLPEFDGEAGYTKAQGED; translated from the coding sequence ATGGCGTTTCACATCACTGCGGATGGGAAGAAGCTCGTCACGCTGATCCCTGGTGACGGGATTGGGCCGGAATGTGTTGAGGCAACCCGGCGCATCATCGAGGCCGCCGGGGCGGCTGTGGCCTGGGAGGAGCGGGCGGCCGGGGCAAGTGTCTTTCAGCAGGGCGTGCCCTCCGGCGTTCTGCCTGAAACCATTGAATCCATCACCAAAACGCGCGTCGTTCTGAAAGGGCCGCTCGAAACACCGGTTGGCTTCGGTGAAAAGAGCGCCAACGTGACGCTGCGCAAGCTGTTTGAGACCTACGGCAACATCCGTCCGGTACGCGAGATGCCCGGCGTGCCGACCCCCTTCACCGGGCGGCGGCTGGACATGGTGGTGGTGCGGGAAAACGTGGAGGACCTGTATGCCGGGATTGAACACATGCAGACGCCCGGCGTCGCCCAGTGTCTGAAGCTCATTTCCCGCAAGGGATGCGAGAAGATCGTACGTCTGGCTTTCGAGTTTGCCCGCTCCGAGGGACGCACGAAAGTCCACTGTGCGACAAAATCGAACATCATGAAGCAGACCGAAGGGATGCTCAAACGTACCTTCGAGGCCATTGCGCCGGAGTATCCCGACATCGAGGCCAACCACATCATCATTGACAACTGCGCCCACCAGCTTGTGAAGCGCCCGGAGCAGTTCGATGTCATCGTCACCACGAACATGAACGGCGACATCATCAGTGACCTGACTTCCGGTTTGATTGGTGGGTTGGGCTTTGCGCCTTCCGCCAACATCGGAAGTGAAGTCGCCATCTTCGAGGCCGTCCACGGCTCAGCGCCCAAGTATGCCGGGAAAGATGTCATCAACCCGACGGCGGTGCTGATGTCCGGGGTGATGATGCTGCGCCATCTGGGCGAGTTCGAGGCGGCGGCCAAAATCGAAAACGCCCTGCTCGTGACGCTGGAACAGGGCATTCTGACCCGGGATGTCGTGGGCGATGCCAAAGCTGTCGGCACGCGGGCCTTTACGGACACCATCATCGGCAATCTGGGCAGGCAGTCCGAAAACTGGCGGGTGCGTGAATACAAGCCGATTGTGCTGCCTGACTTCCCGAAGGCCCCGGATGTGGTCAAGGCTGAAGTGCGGCGGACGATTGGCGCGGACATTTTTGTTGAGACGGGCCAGTTGCCGGAACAGCTTGGGCCGGCGCTTGAAGCCATTGCCGAAGGAAGCGCCCTCAAGCTCAAGATGATTTCCAACCGTGGGACAAAGGTCTATCCCTCGGTTGGGGCGATGACGGATTGCGTTGACCACTACCGCTGCCGCTTCATTGCGCGGGATGCCGCCGGCGATCTGAACGACGCTCAGATTCTCGATCTGGTACAGCGCATCGGCAGCCAGTATCGCTGGATGCACATCGAGAAGCTGCCGGAGTTTGATGGCGAAGCCGGCTACACCAAAGCCCAAGGGGAAGACTGA
- a CDS encoding ATP-dependent Clp protease ATP-binding subunit produces MFERYTEKARRVVFFARYEAGQFGAPAIDAEHLLLGLMREDKALANRFFLKAHLTLDGVRRDIEARTVRRERTTVAMDLPLSPEAKRILVHAAEEAERMNLRAIGTEHLLLALLREENTLAARILYEHGLRPQAIREEILRTLSPAPSTTPSSGSKKESSGIAEYSRDLTEMAARRMLDPLIGRQTEIERVIQILCRRNKNNPLLIGEPGVGKTAIVEGLAERIVNGEVPRFLADKRIVALDLSLVVAGTKYRGQFEERLKNIMRELAEAKNVIVFIDEIHTLVGAGSAEGSLDAANIMKPALSRGEIQCIGATTPADFRRSIEKDRSLERRFQSVPVAPPTEEEALAILTGLKEKYEDFHGVTYTAEALSTAVHQSNRYIVDRFLPDKAIDIIDEAGTQVKLRAAQQVTPAPVSPAPRRTSYFTSFGSELPPSLETPPPPLSTPVVTRADIEEVIARWTGIPVSALKEDEVQKLLRLEDELHRRVISQDRAISALARAIRRSRAGVRSPKRPVGSFLFLGPTGVGKTESARTLAELLFGSERALIRFDMSEYMEKHAVAKLIGSPPGYVGHEEGGQLTEQVRRHPYSVLLFDEIEKAHPDLFNLLLQVLEDGQLTDSLGTTVNFKNCIIILTSNIGARHIQKRGRLGFHPGSVPDDEAAVMNAVRQTFSPEFINRLDDIILFEPLVEADLEAIVALLLAHLNETLSFRGLSLSATPEVLAWIVQQTAHERQYGARPLRRAIQRFIEDPLSDAVIRGDFKDATHIEVFIENGQIQFRALTPEPTEALATS; encoded by the coding sequence GGTGCGGCGGGAACGGACGACGGTGGCGATGGACCTGCCCCTGTCGCCGGAAGCCAAGCGGATTCTTGTCCATGCGGCGGAAGAGGCCGAGCGGATGAACCTGCGTGCCATTGGCACCGAGCACCTGTTGCTGGCACTGCTCCGCGAGGAAAACACCCTGGCGGCGCGTATCCTGTATGAACATGGCCTGCGGCCGCAGGCCATCCGGGAGGAAATCCTGCGGACCCTCTCGCCCGCGCCCAGCACAACGCCCTCCAGCGGCAGCAAGAAAGAATCCTCCGGGATTGCCGAATACAGCCGCGATCTGACCGAGATGGCGGCGCGGCGGATGCTTGATCCCCTCATCGGACGGCAGACCGAAATCGAACGGGTCATTCAGATTCTCTGCCGGCGCAACAAGAACAACCCGCTGCTCATTGGGGAGCCGGGCGTGGGCAAAACCGCCATTGTCGAGGGGCTGGCCGAGCGGATTGTGAACGGTGAGGTTCCACGTTTTCTGGCGGACAAGCGTATCGTCGCCCTTGACCTCAGCTTGGTCGTGGCCGGAACGAAGTACCGCGGGCAGTTTGAGGAACGCCTCAAAAACATCATGCGGGAGCTGGCCGAGGCCAAGAACGTCATCGTCTTCATTGACGAAATCCATACGCTCGTCGGCGCGGGTTCGGCTGAAGGCTCCCTCGACGCGGCCAACATCATGAAGCCGGCGCTGTCGCGCGGGGAAATCCAGTGCATTGGCGCCACAACGCCTGCCGATTTCCGCCGGAGCATCGAAAAAGACCGCTCACTGGAGCGCCGCTTCCAGTCGGTTCCGGTCGCGCCGCCCACCGAGGAGGAAGCCCTGGCCATCCTCACCGGTCTGAAGGAAAAGTATGAAGACTTCCACGGCGTAACCTACACTGCTGAAGCCCTGTCCACGGCCGTTCACCAGTCAAACCGCTACATCGTGGATCGTTTCCTGCCGGACAAAGCGATTGACATCATTGATGAGGCCGGCACCCAGGTCAAACTGCGCGCTGCGCAGCAGGTCACCCCGGCGCCGGTCTCACCAGCGCCCCGCCGCACGAGTTACTTCACCAGTTTTGGCAGCGAGTTGCCGCCGTCCCTGGAGACCCCACCCCCGCCGCTGTCCACTCCTGTGGTGACACGCGCCGACATCGAGGAAGTCATTGCCCGCTGGACGGGGATTCCCGTGTCGGCCCTGAAGGAAGATGAAGTCCAGAAGCTGTTGCGTCTGGAAGATGAGCTGCACCGGCGGGTCATCAGCCAGGACCGCGCGATTTCGGCCCTGGCCCGGGCCATCCGCCGTTCCCGCGCCGGCGTCCGCAGCCCGAAACGGCCTGTCGGAAGCTTTCTCTTTCTCGGCCCGACCGGCGTTGGGAAAACCGAATCGGCCCGCACCCTGGCCGAACTGCTCTTTGGCAGCGAGCGGGCGCTGATCCGGTTCGACATGTCGGAATACATGGAAAAACACGCCGTAGCCAAACTCATCGGCTCACCGCCCGGTTATGTGGGCCACGAGGAAGGCGGGCAGTTGACCGAGCAGGTACGGCGGCATCCCTACTCCGTGCTGCTGTTTGACGAAATCGAAAAAGCCCACCCTGACCTGTTCAATCTCCTGTTGCAGGTTCTGGAAGACGGACAACTCACGGACAGTCTGGGCACGACGGTCAACTTCAAGAACTGCATCATCATTCTGACCTCAAACATCGGCGCCCGCCACATCCAGAAACGGGGACGGCTCGGTTTTCATCCCGGCAGTGTCCCGGACGATGAAGCCGCGGTGATGAATGCCGTCCGGCAGACCTTCAGCCCGGAGTTCATCAACCGGCTGGACGACATCATCCTCTTTGAGCCGCTTGTCGAAGCCGATCTGGAAGCCATTGTGGCCCTGTTGCTGGCCCATCTCAACGAGACGTTGAGTTTCCGGGGGCTGTCCCTGTCGGCCACGCCGGAAGTGCTGGCCTGGATCGTGCAGCAGACGGCGCATGAGCGCCAGTATGGCGCGCGTCCTCTCCGGCGTGCCATCCAGCGGTTCATTGAGGACCCACTGTCGGATGCCGTCATCCGTGGCGACTTCAAGGATGCCACGCACATCGAGGTGTTCATCGAAAACGGTCAGATTCAGTTCCGCGCCCTGACGCCGGAACCAACCGAAGCCCTAGCAACTTCCTAG